The Humulus lupulus chromosome 4, drHumLupu1.1, whole genome shotgun sequence genome has a window encoding:
- the LOC133832174 gene encoding uncharacterized protein LOC133832174 has protein sequence MMTSNIAESLNAALKAGRNLPFDILVECLRNLVQKWVWNNSNNANAKVSTATENELRHDIVLSFNAIEYQVRDENEINFTVNIHNRTCTCNKFQEDEMPCGHAVAVIAKRNLRVYDYCAKFYKTETLKALYQENVHPLPP, from the exons ATGATGACATCCAACATCGCAGAATCACTCAACGCTGCACTAAAAGCTGGAAGAAATCTCCCCTTTGATATCTTGGTTGAATGCCTTAGAAATTTGGTGCAAAAGTGGGTTTGGAACAACTCAAATAATGCAAACGCAAAAGTCTCTACAGCAACAGAAAATGAGTTGAGACATgacatt GTCTTGTCTTTCAACGCAATAGAATACCAAGTTCGTGATGAAAATGAGATAAATTTCACCGTAAATATACATAATAGAACTTGTACTTGCAATAAGTTTCAAGAAGATGAAATGCCTTGTGGGCACGCAGTAGCTGTCATTGCAAAGAGAAACTTGAGAGTGTATGATTATTGTGCAAAGTTCTACAAAACAGAAACATTGAAAgcattgtatcaagaaaatgttcATCCTTTGCCCCCATAA